One Edaphobacter flagellatus genomic region harbors:
- a CDS encoding pyridoxal phosphate-dependent aminotransferase has product MVGAEVVKGRGLGLSALAPRVVQSEIRAMTMESDRVGGVNLAQGVCDTEVPSVVAEAAKAAIDEGHNIYTRLDGIPRLRRAIAEKTERMQGLVVDPEREVLVTSGATGAFHAVALALFDPGDEVLLFEPFYGYHVGTLRSMRVVPVAVELEMGSWALDLDRVRAAITPKTRAIVVNTPSNPAGKVFTRAELEGLAEIAREHDLFILTDEIYEHFVYGEAKHISPAAIEGMRERTIIMSGYSKTFSVTGWRIGYVIADAKWLGAIGYFSDLLYVCAPAPFQHGVAAGIERLGRTFYAGLALEHESKREMLVGALRDAGLDPYVPDGAYYILASTAGLGDVLEGENAAQRARSLLKKTGVAAVAGSAFFRTGKGEDLLRFCFAKKDEDLEEACRRLRSLK; this is encoded by the coding sequence ATGGTGGGAGCTGAGGTGGTCAAGGGGCGCGGGCTGGGGTTGAGCGCGCTGGCTCCGCGCGTGGTGCAGTCGGAGATTCGCGCGATGACGATGGAGAGCGATCGCGTGGGCGGAGTGAACCTGGCGCAGGGCGTGTGCGATACCGAAGTTCCCTCGGTGGTGGCTGAGGCGGCGAAGGCGGCCATTGATGAGGGCCACAACATCTACACGCGTCTGGATGGGATTCCGCGGCTGCGGCGAGCGATTGCCGAGAAGACAGAACGGATGCAGGGGCTGGTGGTCGATCCGGAGCGCGAGGTGCTGGTGACGTCGGGGGCGACGGGCGCGTTTCATGCGGTGGCGCTGGCGCTGTTCGATCCCGGCGACGAGGTGCTGTTGTTTGAGCCGTTCTATGGCTATCACGTGGGGACGCTGCGTTCGATGCGCGTGGTTCCGGTGGCGGTGGAGCTGGAAATGGGTTCGTGGGCGCTGGACCTGGACCGCGTGCGCGCGGCGATTACGCCGAAGACGCGGGCGATTGTGGTGAATACGCCGTCGAATCCGGCGGGCAAGGTGTTTACGCGTGCGGAGCTGGAGGGGCTGGCGGAGATTGCGCGAGAGCACGACCTGTTCATCCTGACGGACGAGATCTACGAACACTTTGTGTATGGCGAGGCGAAGCACATCTCGCCAGCGGCGATTGAGGGGATGCGCGAGCGGACGATTATTATGTCGGGCTACTCGAAGACGTTCTCGGTGACGGGCTGGAGGATTGGGTATGTGATCGCCGATGCGAAGTGGCTGGGTGCGATTGGCTACTTCAGCGACCTGCTGTATGTGTGCGCACCGGCTCCGTTTCAGCATGGCGTGGCGGCGGGAATCGAGCGGCTGGGCAGGACGTTCTATGCGGGGCTGGCGCTGGAGCATGAGTCGAAGCGCGAGATGCTGGTGGGAGCGTTGCGGGATGCGGGGCTCGATCCGTATGTGCCGGATGGAGCGTATTACATCCTGGCTTCGACGGCTGGGCTGGGCGATGTGCTGGAAGGCGAGAATGCGGCGCAGAGGGCGCGGTCGCTGCTGAAGAAGACGGGTGTGGCGGCGGTGGCGGGGTCGGCGTTCTTCCGCACGGGCAAAGGCGAGGACCTGCTGCGGTTCTGCTTTGCGAAGAAGGATGAGGACCTGGAAGAGGCGTGCAGGCGGCTGCGGAGTTTGAAGTAG
- the purD gene encoding phosphoribosylamine--glycine ligase yields MKVLVIGGGGREHALIWALRQSPQVTEIVAAPGNGGIAAIARCIPVDTNSLPAMANLAAIEQPALTIVGPEVPLALGLVDELQRLNLRAFGPTQAAAQLESSKAFAKDFMLRHDIPTAAYAMCTTLDEVREELQRFTMPVVVKASGLAAGKGVVICNTRLDAERTAAEMFSGVLLGTEESIVILEEFLTGEEVSFFALCDGKRAVPIAAAQDHKRVGEGDTGPNTGGMGAYSTDGLVTPAMRQWITANIAQKTVDGMASEGNPFQGILFIGLMMTPRGPRVLEFNTRWGDPETEAIVLRLENDILDLFNAAIDGTAASLAIHLKPGASATVIAASGGYPGKYASGKVISGVDPAQPEQDGVLIFHAGTAIKDGQLVTAGGRVLAVSAAAPDLQEALNKIYERMKTISFEGMQYRRDIGHRALIT; encoded by the coding sequence ATGAAGGTTCTGGTCATCGGCGGCGGAGGCCGCGAACACGCTCTCATCTGGGCGCTCCGGCAATCACCACAGGTCACCGAGATCGTCGCCGCCCCCGGCAACGGCGGCATCGCCGCCATCGCCCGCTGCATCCCCGTCGACACCAATAGCCTCCCGGCCATGGCCAACCTCGCCGCCATCGAGCAGCCCGCGCTCACCATCGTCGGCCCCGAGGTTCCCCTCGCGCTCGGACTCGTCGACGAGCTGCAGCGTCTCAACCTCCGCGCCTTCGGCCCCACACAGGCCGCCGCGCAGCTTGAGTCCTCGAAGGCCTTTGCGAAGGACTTCATGCTTCGCCACGACATTCCCACCGCGGCCTACGCCATGTGCACCACGCTCGACGAGGTGCGCGAAGAGCTTCAGCGCTTCACCATGCCCGTCGTCGTGAAGGCCTCAGGACTCGCCGCCGGAAAAGGCGTCGTCATCTGCAACACCCGCCTCGACGCCGAGCGCACCGCCGCCGAGATGTTCTCCGGCGTCCTCCTCGGTACAGAAGAAAGCATCGTCATCCTCGAAGAGTTCCTCACCGGCGAAGAAGTCAGCTTCTTCGCCCTCTGCGACGGCAAGCGCGCCGTACCTATCGCCGCCGCCCAGGACCACAAGCGAGTCGGCGAAGGCGACACCGGCCCCAACACCGGCGGCATGGGAGCCTACTCCACCGATGGCCTCGTCACCCCGGCCATGCGTCAGTGGATCACCGCCAACATCGCACAGAAGACCGTCGACGGCATGGCGTCCGAAGGCAATCCCTTTCAGGGCATCCTCTTCATCGGCCTCATGATGACGCCGCGCGGCCCCCGCGTCCTCGAATTCAACACCCGCTGGGGCGATCCCGAAACCGAAGCCATCGTCCTGCGCCTCGAAAACGACATCCTCGATCTCTTCAACGCCGCCATCGACGGCACCGCCGCCTCGCTCGCCATCCACCTCAAGCCCGGAGCCAGCGCCACCGTCATCGCCGCCTCAGGCGGCTACCCCGGCAAGTACGCCTCCGGCAAAGTCATCAGCGGAGTCGACCCGGCACAGCCTGAGCAGGACGGCGTCCTCATCTTCCACGCCGGAACCGCCATCAAAGACGGCCAGCTCGTCACCGCAGGCGGACGCGTCCTCGCCGTCTCAGCCGCGGCTCCCGATCTGCAGGAAGCGCTCAACAAGATCTACGAGCGCATGAAGACCATCTCGTTCGAAGGCATGCAGTACCGCCGCGACATCGGTCACCGGGCTCTGATCACCTAA
- a CDS encoding sensor histidine kinase produces MSSSTLNATARVLSGLQLDHQQILSLTAHHLLQDDDPDVLCQRVFEVLREPLRLDVYFHFLVAADGTHLELASSGGNEEVRAALGMPLQFGEAVCGTVAQRCEWMHITSVQERDDAMTALIRRFGVRCYSCQPLIAKGHLIGTLSFGSSQRDEFSAEELEVFRLVAHQVTLTTDRRLQQEQIRRLEQLALAGRLSASLAHEVNNPLESLNTILYLLRDEPLSPEGRGLLQNAEGEVSRLAETVQRTLEMYRGRQQTPRAMDLSELLRSIVANISLPKKARLACEIEDGLRVSAVPGELRQVVFNLLINAAQFTPDGGSVRLQAKQEDGFAKVTVADQGPGISARARGLIFQPFYTTRIDGGTGVGLWISREMVERAGGTLTFESQPEIRPGTEFIINLPLLEQLR; encoded by the coding sequence ATGTCTTCCTCGACGCTGAATGCCACTGCCAGAGTACTATCGGGGCTTCAACTCGACCATCAGCAGATTCTCAGCCTGACGGCGCATCATCTGCTGCAGGACGATGATCCGGATGTCTTGTGCCAGCGCGTCTTCGAGGTGCTGCGGGAGCCGCTGCGCCTGGACGTTTACTTCCACTTTCTGGTCGCGGCTGACGGAACGCATCTGGAGCTGGCGTCGTCGGGCGGCAACGAAGAGGTTCGCGCCGCGCTGGGCATGCCGCTTCAGTTCGGCGAGGCGGTTTGCGGCACGGTCGCGCAGCGCTGCGAATGGATGCACATCACATCGGTGCAGGAGCGCGACGATGCGATGACGGCGCTGATCCGGCGCTTCGGCGTGCGCTGTTATTCGTGCCAACCGCTGATTGCGAAGGGGCATCTGATTGGAACGCTTTCGTTCGGCAGCTCGCAGCGCGATGAGTTCAGCGCCGAGGAGCTGGAGGTGTTTCGCCTGGTCGCGCATCAGGTGACGCTGACGACGGATCGCAGGCTGCAGCAGGAGCAGATACGGCGGCTCGAACAGCTTGCTCTTGCGGGGCGGCTTTCGGCCAGCCTTGCGCACGAGGTCAACAATCCGCTGGAGTCGCTGAACACGATTCTTTACCTGCTGCGCGATGAGCCGTTGAGTCCTGAAGGCCGCGGGTTGCTGCAAAATGCTGAGGGCGAGGTCTCGCGGCTGGCCGAGACGGTGCAGCGCACGCTGGAGATGTATCGCGGTCGCCAGCAGACGCCGCGTGCGATGGATCTGAGTGAGTTGCTGCGCTCGATTGTTGCGAACATCTCCTTGCCGAAGAAGGCGCGTCTTGCATGCGAGATCGAAGATGGTCTTCGCGTGAGCGCTGTGCCGGGCGAACTGCGTCAGGTGGTGTTCAACCTGCTGATCAATGCGGCGCAGTTCACGCCTGATGGCGGTTCGGTCAGGCTGCAGGCGAAACAGGAGGACGGTTTCGCGAAGGTCACCGTTGCGGATCAAGGTCCGGGAATCTCGGCGCGTGCGCGTGGATTGATCTTTCAGCCGTTTTATACGACGCGGATTGATGGAGGAACCGGCGTCGGACTCTGGATCTCGCGCGAGATGGTGGAGCGTGCCGGAGGGACGCTCACCTTCGAGTCGCAGCCGGAGATCCGGCCCGGAACGGAATTCATCATCAACCTTCCGCTGCTCGAGCAGCTTAGGTGA